The DNA segment TTTGATTGCGCTGCTGATTATCTACATGATTCTGGCAACACAGTTTAATTCGTATGTGCAGCCGTTCATTATTCTTTCTGCTGTGGTCTTTGCGCTTATTGGTGTTGTGTACGGCGTATTTTTTACCCGGACGCTTTTTACGATTAACAGTTTCATTGCAACAATCGGTGTGACTGGTGTTGTTGTTAACGACTCTCTTGTTCTTATCGCCTTCCTTAATAATTTGCACAAGAAAGGAATGCATAGGGATGAGGCCGTGTATGAGGGCGTACGGATACGTTTGCGTCCTATTCTGCTCACAACGCTTACAACAACTCTGGGGTTGTTACCTATGGCTATAGGTATTCCGTATTACTCCATCAACTGGGGAACAATGGCTGCAACCTTTGTAACTGGTTTGTGCACTGCTACATTGCTTACGCTCTTTATCGTCCCTGTTCTGTGGCATATTTTTATGGGTTTACAGGAGCGTATGGCAAGACCATAAGGTTATGGGGAAACGATTATTGCCTGTTTTCCTACCATGGTTCCAGATTCCTGCCGAATATGCGCTTTCTGAATATTTTTTACAGTCAGACCATAGAGTGTTGCTGTCAGAGGTGATCGAATTTTCATAGAGTCGATTAGCTGTGAGATTTTGGTTAGGGTAAATCCCTGCATATCAAGATCGGCTGTATCGTACATGGTACGCACCATGGCAAATTCCCAGCAGATGCGGACGGACTTTGTTTTAAACAGGCGGATGTCCAACGGGGCGATAGGATCATCAATGAGTACAACAGCACATTGAGGCTCAATCAATTCAGCCATTGCATCCCAGTGCTTGCTAAGATGGGTAGTGCATAAAATAGAATGTACCCAGGAATCCAAGGGTACGGACTTGCTTAATAATATCTTCATGATGGTTGATTACGTGGTCTGCGCCCATATCTTTACACCAATCTACAGTCTCTTCACGTGAGGCTGTCGCGATGACAGTCAACCCAGCCCATTTTGCAAGTTGTATAGCCATTGATCCAACCCCACCGGCACCGCCGATTATGAGAATGGTTTTACCAACGTTTGCATCTCCTGCGGCAATATATCCCAGGCGGGTGAATAGAGCGTCGTACGCTGTAAATGTGACAACAGGGAGTGCGGCAGCTTCTGCATCTGAACAG comes from the Halodesulfovibrio marinisediminis DSM 17456 genome and includes:
- a CDS encoding MDR/zinc-dependent alcohol dehydrogenase-like family protein encodes the protein MAELIEPQCAVVLIDDPIAPLDIRLFKTKSVRICWEFAMVRTMYDTADLDMQGFTLTKISQLIDSMKIRSPLTATLYGLTVKNIQKAHIRQESGTMVGKQAIIVSP